The window TTTAAAATCCATTTAAGTACCTAAATATCACTTTCCACTACAAACAATAGGACCTTTCTCCACATCAAATTCTCTTTTTCAAACTCAGTCTCACCTGTATGGCATGACATATGCTTCAGCGTACTGCCATGCAAATGCTATGCTTGTCGAGTGACccactaaaatgtcaaaagcCCATTATAAATCTGGCATTTTAAAGGCCATCTCCCTTCATCACAGTCAGGTGCAAATGGCAGGAGTCGTGAGTTATGCTATGGAGTCTGCCTtggctttaaaaatgacaagacCACAAATAAAAGATCCAACAACTATGACCTCAGTTTACCTCAGGAGTAAACAACACAGCCAGTCAGAGTGTTAAAACCTACTGAATATGCAATAGAATTCGCATGGATTCAACAGGTCAAACTGCTTGCTGTCTTGACCAATAAaggctttgtgtctgtgtagatCCAACAGAGTTCAGACTGAACAACAACAGGCTACAGCAGAGAAGATAGCATGGTCACAGCACGACTGGAAGCCTAAAGATTTATTAGTATTAGTCCAAAGGGAACCCCAAATTACAGTTAAAGGTGCTCATTAAAGATCTACCACCACTGACGCCATGAGGAACAATAGGTGTtgtagagaggaggaggaggaatgtaTCTGTTTTGGGTGTAATAGTCTGACACATTGCCAGAAACATCCTCACCCTAACCCACCAATAACATCACTGTACCATGATGCAGGGAGCTTCTGAACGTTTAGATttcacttcatttaaaaatcGGGGGTTTTATAATTGAAAGAAAAGGTGGTTCTCTCTCTAATCAGGTAATATTTCGGCGAATCTGTGTTCCCCCGCTGACTGCAGCACTCACAACAGTCTGCACACCCACCTTCCTCCAGCTCTGTAACTTGACGAAAAAAGACTGCGCCATAAATAGCGCAATACACCCTTCCAGTTCGCGTTTAGATCACCAAAACGGATAGGCTACATGAGTTTTAAATTCACATCGCTCACCTTAGAAAGCTTCCTGGCCGCTGGCGTCTGGTGACGATGGggatgctgctgtgtttttttcctccaacaCCAAGAAACAAGAGAAACTCCCACCTACTCAGGGGCCGTCTGACAATTAAACACCTGCCCTGAAGGCTGCTAAGGGAACGTCAAGTAATGTTTTAACTCCGATATCTTGATTTCGTCTCTACTTTTAGAATATAACCTACCAACTGATTATTGACCCAGCATGTATAATTATCTGATCATCTATCCAATTACAATGACTTATTTTGCtgatgaaattattattatatttttaaagctAAAAAGAAACCAGCAGAATGGTTCTGGCGATGAGACAACACAAGGTAAACAAAGTGTGGATTTGTTCCGCCTACTGAGTAACATCCAAATATAATAAATCTATATCACCTATCTGACAGCACTCAGACTAAAAGGTAAAATAATCGAGGATGCATTGCCACCTACTGGAAACTGTCTTTCTTGCATTGTTTCAAACTtctactttgtcttttttttctgtcctttctcTTTATCAAGTCAAATAGACTTGATTTCACCACTGAAACAATCAGTGGTGAAAAACAACTAAGTACATTCACTAAAGTACGTTGAGGTTGAGGTACTAccactttatacttttattccactacaattcagaggcaaatattgtccttttttctctccactgcatttatttggtagctgtagttactttacaaaagatattacatacataaacatatgagcttataaaatatgatgtattgttatCCATTACCCAAAGGTAGGCATAGGCTTATATAAATGAGTTCCAATGAGCTCGACCAACTACAAGTAAAACGCtacttacacatgaatgcataatattaataatcattatcatcatcatcatcatcatcatcatcatctattaTTTAATAGTATAACACTCACATAGatcatttttgttcatttatttaaagtgtctttactttaagtacattttgcaaaTAACacatatacttttacttaagtgacacttttaattgtaatgacgtgcttttacagtgtgttatttctattttacttgagtaaaggatccgaaaacctcctccttcacaaaaataaaccaaaaacaataGCCTACGCCAAATGCTGTGACAGAAAAGTCAGTTCTATTTTAATAAACGTTCATTTATGTCATTTTCACAAAGCTTATCCTACATAAGATTTGTGCTATTACTATAATGTTGGATGTGGATGTGGTCTGCCTAAAAAGGTGAGTAAACTATTCACCAAATCAAAAACaggtaaagtaaaaaataaataaataaataaaaacaacagggGGAAACAGACGCAGCCAGACCAACAGGCGGCGGTAGACAAAGGAGCAGACACCCCAATAATGAACGTCGACGTCGATGTGGCTCAACAACACCTTCTGTGCGTTTGAATGAACGTGCTGAGCTCTGAGCCGAGGCTCCGTGGTGCTGAAAGGACAGCTCCTCCGCTCTCTACCTTCAGCAGGTAGGCAGCCTGGACACGATGACGATGGTTTTACAAGATAATTGTATTAATTGCGTCGTCATGGGAATTAAATGACTGACGCCATCATTGGCACCGGTGTAATCTGTTTCCTGAAGAAAACAGCAAAGGAAACTGCGATAGTCATTGATTGTGCTGCTTATGCTTTCTGTCATCTAGGGCATTCATTGGCCGACAGTAGAGCGTTTCATATAAGAGCATAAAGACCCAGTTTGAGATTCAGTCTGTGGGAGCTGCTTCCTTCCTTCTTGTTGTGGTGTGATTCTATGTGATTTGCACATCTGTTGGTGCTGTAGGTTAGGAGATCACAGTGAAAAGGGTGAGATATTCTTGGTATTCTCAATGGCCCCTGAGAGTCCCCAGACACTGCTTTGCAGAGAAATTAGTTTTTCTCAGCAGCAGACTTACATCCTCTTTATTAAATGAGATCACACAATCTTTATGATCCATCTTGCCTAATAGGAGGTGTGTTACTTTCACCAAGATGCTTCCCCTCTAATCTACttatttccatctgaaatgttAAAGTAAAATGAGCCATATTAAGAAAAGAAGATACGGTATAGCATATTATAATAGATGTAAAATTTTGAAATTCTTTAATATTGGGTGATTTTATTATGTGTtctaaagaaaaatgaatattgAGTATTTTTGTCCTACACAGACAGAATAGATTTTGTTAACTCGtaacttttcattttccatAGTAAACCTCTGAAAAGGAGATTTATTTAGTGTTTAACTGCTGCCACATAATCACTCCTCTGAGCCTCTAGCAGTTGTCAAAACATTTATGATAACATTCTGCTCACTGTGTCTTCACCCTCACACAGATATGTTCACCAGGATGTTAAAACTGAGACTTCTCAATGCTGTAGCACCTGCATACTTCTTCATGGCTACAGCAGTCACCTTCATTTTGCACTTCTGCTTCTTCATTCCAACAATCTTCCCGAACCCGGACACATCCGTGGGGGGGTCTACaactcttcacacagttgttttccttttcttgatGTTCAACGCACTGGGAAATTACATAATGACTATTAAATATCCGGCTGAAAGCGCCAATGAGACTGCAGTTCCAGTGTGTTCGCCACACTGCTCAGACAAAGTGGATGCACACTACCTCCTAAACGGTCGCCACTTCTGCAAACTGTGTAAGAAAGTCATTCTCAAGAGGGATCACCACTGCTTTTTCACTGGAAACTGCATTGGCAACAAAAACATGCGCTACTTCCTCATGTTCTGCATCTACACATCATGCACTTGTTTGTACTCCTTGGTTCTTGGTGTGGCCTTTCTAACAGTGGAGTACTCCATCTCCTTTGAGAACCCGCTGACCTTCCTGACTCTTCTCCCCCTCTCCACTGGTTACTTCTTCATGGGTGAGTTGTTTAATTAAAGCAAATGATTTAAGATACATGTTGacttcctaaaaaaaaaattaaatgtttcctTCTCAATGTCTCCCCACAGGAACAATCTCAGGCTTACAGTTGTTCCTGGTGCTGATGCTCTATGTGTGGCTGGGCATCGGCCTGGTCTGTGCTGGCTTCTGCTGCCAGCAGGTGCTGCTGGTGGCCCGGGGACAGACCTGGTGTCAGATGCAGAGGGGGCAGCTCGTGGAGAACCGCAGCCCCTGGAGAACCAACCTTAAGGATGTTTTTGGTACCCGCTGGATCCTTGGCCTTATCCTGCCTGTGCAGACAGTGGAGATGTGTTCTGAAGACACAGATGCACATAAACAAGACTGAGTGATAGCCACATGTCATATCAATATGTCACAAGTTGTAGAAAATGCTTTCTTGGGATCCATGTGGTGATTGCTTTTAAATACTAAATGGATGCTTTATTACCTCTAAAGTAGTCCATGAAATAGTTAGCTGTTAGCATACATTCCTTTAAGGACAGGAGCCATATATCAATGTGAAACTTTTGAATAAGTGCATAGTGTAAGTGTATCCTTTAAGTAAGTAGCTTTTGACAAGGCAATACTAAGATTAATAAGTTAGTTGGTTGGGACATCCAGCAGTTTTACATGCACTACTATATGCTTGCATCAAAATAGAAAGATGGCTTTGCATAAGTGCATGCATTCACAGCTTTGCATTTTTATATTATGCTATTGGTTTGAACTCCTGCGTCATGCGGTGCTCTGAGATAACCAGTCAAGTGTGTTCTTCCATACTTCCTTGTACTGTAGGATGCTACTATGTGACATTCAGGAAGCTTATGGTAATTTTTGCAACAATAATTTACTTTGATGTTAAGGGCTAGCAGGCAAGGAAACTACAGTAGGCTATGTGTCTACAGTGTAAACTGCCAGGCTTGACAACATTGTTCTGACAATAAACTGTTGAGCAGCATGTTGAGCCTGATGTTTTCTACTCAAATGAATGTGGCTCAAGACAGTTTGATTATAGTCCAGTAATATGCTCCTTTATAAGAATGGGTGGGGGAAATGTGAAGATGATTACCATATTATTATCCAGGGTATTATTCACAATGTGCCATAAACTCATGCTTACAAATTACCCCAAAGATAAGGTATTCACTACACTGCTAATGATAGGGCCCTCTGTATAGCAACAGTAAGCACTTTTCACTGTTATGCTGTGGCTACAGCCAGACATATTCATCATCAAGTCAAAGATGTTTTGGATTTCAATAAATATACTTTTTAGAGCTATTTTGTCTATTCCCGTTATACCAAtaaaagtattcaaatcccAACGCAGCCATTCTTCGTTTTTAAAAACTACACACTCAAACGctataaagtgaaataaatgacTGAGACGAAATGCTCTTCAGAGTTTTATGACAGTTCATTATTAGTCAAAGTGACTTGCTAAAGAAATGATGCAGAAAGCACATTTCACAATAACAGGGAAAAAGCAATCTTCAAAAAGCAATCAAAGTAATTTTTGTAACGCTCTTTTCGCACTTTTAAAACCAAGACTGACTTGATTATTTCTTAGTTTTACAACTACtcatgaataaaaaatattgcaaCAGTAGTGTAttgttgtta is drawn from Siniperca chuatsi isolate FFG_IHB_CAS linkage group LG15, ASM2008510v1, whole genome shotgun sequence and contains these coding sequences:
- the zdhhc22 gene encoding palmitoyltransferase ZDHHC22, which translates into the protein MFTRMLKLRLLNAVAPAYFFMATAVTFILHFCFFIPTIFPNPDTSVGGSTTLHTVVFLFLMFNALGNYIMTIKYPAESANETAVPVCSPHCSDKVDAHYLLNGRHFCKLCKKVILKRDHHCFFTGNCIGNKNMRYFLMFCIYTSCTCLYSLVLGVAFLTVEYSISFENPLTFLTLLPLSTGYFFMGTISGLQLFLVLMLYVWLGIGLVCAGFCCQQVLLVARGQTWCQMQRGQLVENRSPWRTNLKDVFGTRWILGLILPVQTVEMCSEDTDAHKQD